From the Alphaproteobacteria bacterium genome, one window contains:
- a CDS encoding mechanosensitive ion channel family protein → MIRKGNGLVIFSAISVVGVLIFSEFLSNLVNLDHYTQLYQARHVLKSFLIITAAYLFIRLLKGAMAENYQKRHQAPIPKLWIDLISTVILVITVIFIISHVYGQEISTLITSASLLGAGMAFALQGFFLDGFSSIILDVERPFKIGDWIKTSSDIEGRVINLGWRHTTLLTLDDQIIIVPNGKLLSEPLINLSRPDSSYRQTVEVVIDHDVPVDRAQRILYAAACSAKGVCQRDCRVYAHQTKEGGVVYHIRYRIEDHEKHREVRHAVIESVTRQLHLMGLKISESLGEYCDVFYEKQSKESKTLSWTESESPPLTAFLYHVDIFASLSLEDLEQISKTAVKHFVRGGQTIVQQDDLGSSMFIVFEGLVEVILKTTQSDGTDHLETINVLHQGGYFGERALLLGENRVATVKAKSDAIVYEIKKESFGSILKKNPAIIHDIGNVIDKRDSQISEALSHTHESEHQSDEYLRTIIKGIKTFFNIRHDSTHHE, encoded by the coding sequence ATGATTCGAAAAGGTAATGGGCTTGTCATTTTTTCAGCAATTTCAGTGGTAGGGGTATTGATTTTTTCTGAATTCCTATCCAACCTTGTAAACTTAGATCATTATACCCAGCTTTATCAAGCTAGACATGTTTTAAAAAGTTTTTTGATTATTACAGCAGCCTATCTTTTTATTCGTCTTTTAAAAGGAGCGATGGCAGAAAACTATCAAAAACGCCACCAGGCCCCCATCCCAAAACTATGGATAGATTTAATAAGCACAGTCATTCTTGTTATCACAGTAATATTTATCATATCACACGTATATGGCCAAGAAATATCTACTCTGATTACATCGGCAAGTCTTTTGGGCGCCGGCATGGCCTTTGCGCTTCAGGGATTTTTCTTGGATGGTTTTTCCAGTATTATTCTTGATGTTGAAAGACCGTTCAAAATAGGGGATTGGATAAAAACATCTTCCGACATAGAGGGGCGCGTCATTAATTTAGGCTGGCGCCACACAACCCTTTTAACCCTTGATGATCAAATCATCATTGTTCCCAATGGAAAATTGTTAAGCGAGCCATTGATCAACCTTAGCCGACCTGATTCGTCTTACAGACAAACGGTAGAGGTTGTTATCGATCACGATGTCCCTGTTGATCGGGCCCAACGGATTTTATATGCTGCAGCATGCAGTGCCAAGGGAGTTTGCCAACGCGATTGTCGAGTGTATGCCCATCAAACAAAAGAAGGCGGGGTTGTTTATCACATTCGTTACCGAATCGAAGACCACGAAAAACATCGCGAAGTCCGTCACGCCGTCATCGAATCGGTTACGCGCCAGCTCCATCTTATGGGATTAAAAATATCAGAATCCCTTGGGGAATATTGCGATGTCTTTTATGAAAAGCAATCCAAGGAAAGCAAGACTCTGTCCTGGACTGAATCGGAATCCCCTCCCCTGACAGCATTTCTGTATCATGTTGATATTTTTGCGTCTTTGTCATTGGAGGACCTTGAGCAAATTTCCAAAACAGCGGTTAAGCATTTCGTGCGGGGCGGCCAAACGATCGTACAACAGGATGATCTAGGGTCATCCATGTTCATCGTTTTTGAAGGGTTGGTTGAGGTCATTTTAAAAACAACACAAAGCGATGGGACCGATCATCTGGAAACGATCAATGTCCTTCATCAGGGGGGATATTTTGGGGAACGTGCCCTGTTACTGGGGGAAAACCGTGTCGCAACCGTCAAGGCGAAAAGCGATGCAATTGTCTATGAAATCAAAAAGGAATCGTTTGGCTCTATATTGAAAAAAAATCCCGCCATAATACATGATATCGGGAACGTGATCGATAAAAGAGATTCCCAGATTTCGGAAGCATTATCCCATACGCATGAATCCGAGCATCAGTCAGATGAATACCTGCGCACCATTATAAAAGGGATCAAGACTTTTTTTAACATACGACATGACAGCACCCATCATGAATGA
- a CDS encoding RlmE family RNA methyltransferase: protein MREKPLSPNRPHKQILKDGKKRTASSKRWLLRQINDPYVQNAKTEGYRSRSAYKLLDLDQKFRLLKSGATVIDLGAAPGGWSQVTLKKVGTKGTIIAVDLQPMEALEEGGHIIQGDFLEAATLSKLADLLSGKKADVILSDMAAPACGMSSVDHMRIMILLEMVYDFCFLSLKPNGAMVAKVLRGGTENVLLQKLKKHFAKVVHFKPPSSRQESSEMYLVATGFRPDKIS from the coding sequence ATGCGCGAAAAGCCGTTATCACCGAATCGTCCGCATAAACAAATCTTAAAAGATGGCAAAAAAAGAACTGCGTCTTCCAAGCGATGGCTTTTGCGCCAAATCAACGATCCCTATGTTCAAAATGCCAAAACAGAGGGGTATCGATCCCGATCTGCCTATAAATTATTGGATTTGGATCAAAAATTTCGTCTGCTAAAGTCGGGGGCAACGGTCATTGATTTGGGGGCGGCCCCTGGTGGATGGAGCCAGGTAACGTTGAAAAAAGTGGGAACAAAAGGAACAATCATCGCGGTTGATCTGCAGCCAATGGAGGCATTGGAGGAAGGCGGGCACATTATTCAGGGGGATTTTTTAGAGGCGGCCACACTTTCCAAGCTTGCCGATCTTTTGTCCGGGAAAAAGGCCGATGTGATCCTGAGTGATATGGCAGCGCCAGCGTGCGGTATGTCATCTGTTGATCATATGCGTATTATGATATTGCTGGAAATGGTTTATGATTTTTGTTTTCTATCGCTTAAGCCAAATGGCGCGATGGTCGCAAAAGTTCTAAGGGGGGGAACAGAAAACGTCCTGTTGCAAAAACTTAAAAAGCATTTTGCCAAAGTGGTTCATTTTAAACCGCCGTCCAGTCGCCAAG